The sequence TGAAATCCGCACCCTCCGGCAGCATTAGTTTAAGTCTGGGCATGGTTGCATCAATGGTGAAATATATAGGCTAACGAGTGTATGCTGAAGCTTTATACAAGGCAACAGGCGCTTGCTGTTAAACTAATTGGGTATATCTGTATTTTTAAATAGGGAGGCTGATCATGTACCAGCGTATTTTAGTGCCGGTAGATAATAGTGATACAAGCGCGGCTGCCATTGTGGAAGGGCGGCGTTTTGCCAGGGATCAAAAGGCGAAAGTAAAGTTGATCCATGTTGTTGATTTAGCTCAGTTTGCATGGAGCGCCAACGAGTTCCTGGACGTGCCGCAATTACAAAATGCATTACGTCAGTCGGGTGAGAAATTACTGGCTGAGCTGGCGGAGGGATTAAGAACTGATGATCTTGATGTAGAAACCGGCTTGCTTGAATCATGGGGAGGGAATCTGGCGTCGGCAATTGTGAATGAAGCAAGTAGCTGGTCGGCGGATTTAATTGTTATGGGGACCCATGGTTATGGCGGATTGACCCATTTATTAATGGG comes from Iodobacter ciconiae and encodes:
- a CDS encoding universal stress protein — protein: MYQRILVPVDNSDTSAAAIVEGRRFARDQKAKVKLIHVVDLAQFAWSANEFLDVPQLQNALRQSGEKLLAELAEGLRTDDLDVETGLLESWGGNLASAIVNEASSWSADLIVMGTHGYGGLTHLLMGSVAEGVVHATPVPVLLVRAKANDK